From the genome of Sphingobacterium kitahiroshimense, one region includes:
- a CDS encoding sigma-70 family RNA polymerase sigma factor: MFVVCLRYAKDSVEAEDILQIGFVKVFTKGHLFSENGSLEGWIRRIMVNTAIEIQRKNKIVYVESLDNDIIHEIPNNNATDQIHYKDLMSIVHQLPIGYRTVFNLYAVEGYTHKEIAEMLNISEGNSKSQLSRARQWLKTRLLKIEAFTL, translated from the coding sequence ATGTTTGTTGTTTGCTTACGCTATGCAAAAGACAGCGTAGAAGCGGAGGATATACTGCAAATCGGATTTGTAAAAGTCTTCACTAAAGGACACCTGTTTTCAGAAAATGGGTCTCTCGAAGGCTGGATACGAAGAATTATGGTCAATACGGCTATTGAAATACAGCGAAAAAACAAAATTGTTTATGTAGAGTCTCTCGATAACGACATTATCCATGAAATTCCGAATAACAACGCTACCGATCAGATACATTACAAAGATTTAATGTCAATCGTTCATCAATTACCCATTGGTTACCGTACAGTCTTTAATCTCTATGCTGTAGAAGGCTATACACACAAAGAAATTGCCGAAATGCTCAACATAAGTGAGGGAAATTCAAAATCACAGTTATCAAGAGCAAGGCAGTGGCTGAAAACAAGATTATTAAAAATTGAGGCATTTACGTTATGA
- a CDS encoding HD domain-containing protein translates to MNKKKILNDPVYGFVSIPSGLIFELIQHPYLQRLRYIKQVSMTHLVYPGALHTRFQHAIGAMHLMSLAIDTLKGKGVDISEEEKEAALAAILLHDIGHGPFSHSLEHTIIDGVSHELLSSLLMDRINNEFGGKLDLAITIFNNKYHRKFFHQLVSSQLDADRMDYLNRDSFFTGVSEGVISYDRIIAMLAVVDDQIVIEEKGIYSVEKFLIARRLMYWQVYLHKTVVGAEQLLIKILQRAKQLASSGNALFATPAFNWFLTQKIDKNNFLEDALHLDWFTLLDDTDIMSGIKTWAHHEDSILRMMCQKLMSRELYRTIMSNMPFSKELMDEVYRRVKEYFQVSDDELQYYVFTQEIQNSAYDSHNDPIKILMKTGEISDIAEASDLSNLEALAKKVQKFVLCYPKELGYIAIPAKK, encoded by the coding sequence TTGAATAAGAAAAAAATATTAAATGATCCTGTCTATGGATTTGTTTCCATTCCATCGGGATTGATTTTTGAGCTTATACAGCATCCTTATCTGCAACGACTTCGCTATATTAAGCAAGTCAGTATGACACATTTGGTGTATCCTGGAGCGCTGCATACCCGCTTTCAACATGCGATAGGGGCTATGCACTTGATGTCGTTGGCGATTGATACGCTAAAAGGTAAAGGTGTCGATATCAGTGAAGAAGAGAAAGAGGCGGCACTTGCGGCTATTTTGCTTCATGATATTGGCCATGGTCCCTTTTCTCATTCTTTAGAACATACGATTATAGATGGGGTTTCGCATGAGTTACTATCTTCTCTTTTAATGGACCGTATCAATAATGAGTTCGGAGGAAAGCTTGATCTGGCCATTACTATTTTTAATAATAAATATCACCGAAAATTTTTCCATCAGTTAGTTTCCAGTCAATTGGATGCTGACAGAATGGATTATCTAAATAGAGACAGCTTTTTCACAGGAGTATCAGAAGGCGTTATTTCATATGATCGAATTATAGCTATGTTAGCTGTGGTTGATGATCAGATCGTTATTGAAGAAAAAGGAATTTACTCGGTTGAAAAGTTTTTAATAGCGCGTCGATTAATGTACTGGCAGGTATATCTCCATAAAACCGTAGTGGGCGCAGAACAGTTATTAATCAAAATACTGCAACGGGCAAAGCAATTAGCAAGTAGTGGCAACGCATTGTTTGCGACACCAGCGTTTAACTGGTTTTTGACTCAAAAAATTGATAAGAACAATTTTTTAGAAGATGCTTTACACTTGGACTGGTTTACACTTTTGGATGATACTGATATTATGTCTGGTATTAAGACATGGGCCCATCATGAAGATTCTATTTTGCGTATGATGTGTCAGAAATTGATGAGCCGTGAATTGTATCGGACCATTATGAGTAATATGCCTTTCTCAAAAGAATTGATGGATGAGGTTTATCGTCGCGTTAAAGAATATTTTCAGGTAAGTGATGACGAATTGCAATATTACGTTTTCACCCAGGAAATTCAGAACAGTGCTTATGATAGCCACAATGACCCGATTAAGATATTGATGAAGACAGGTGAGATTAGCGATATTGCTGAAGCATCAGATTTGTCGAATTTAGAGGCGTTAGCAAAAAAAGTGCAGAAGTTTGTACTGTGTTATCCCAAAGAGCTTGGATATATAGCAATTCCAGCTAAAAAATAA
- a CDS encoding TlpA family protein disulfide reductase has protein sequence MKHILGLIFSFLFLIAEAQTSDGGWKVPLNAASPAFEVPKKDGTSIASSDLKGKVVLLNFFATWCPPCREELPRLQKEIWEKYKDNPKFELMVLAREQDWNKIDPFVAEHKYSLPFYPDLKRNVFGLFADQGIPRNVVLDAQGNVIYQSLGYEKKEFDQLIALIDRLLLKD, from the coding sequence ATGAAACATATTTTAGGTCTTATTTTTAGTTTTTTGTTTTTAATAGCCGAAGCACAAACCTCTGATGGAGGATGGAAAGTGCCTCTTAATGCAGCAAGTCCTGCATTTGAAGTTCCCAAGAAAGATGGAACTTCTATTGCCAGTTCCGATCTGAAAGGAAAAGTAGTGTTGCTTAATTTCTTCGCAACCTGGTGCCCTCCATGTCGAGAGGAATTGCCTCGCTTGCAGAAGGAAATATGGGAAAAATATAAAGATAACCCCAAATTTGAATTAATGGTACTGGCGCGTGAGCAGGATTGGAATAAAATTGATCCCTTTGTTGCCGAACACAAATATTCCCTACCATTTTATCCAGACTTGAAAAGAAATGTATTTGGTTTATTTGCAGACCAAGGTATTCCACGCAATGTCGTACTCGATGCCCAGGGCAATGTTATTTACCAGTCCCTTGGGTATGAGAAAAAAGAGTTTGATCAATTGATTGCTCTTATTGATCGTCTTTTACTTAAAGACTGA
- a CDS encoding alanine dehydrogenase, producing MSDLSKLASQAMIQPQETLSATASREKRLFIGIPKEIAFQERRICLTPLSVGLLVENGHEVIMETGAGLGSNFLDHHYSEQGARIVSSAEEVYQADCIVKICAPTFEEVGMMKQNQILMSSLQPSLLELPVLRALIQKKITALSFEYLRDEGGCLAVVRAMGEIVGATSTLIASEYLSNSFGGKGLMLGGITGVPPTEMVIIGAGTVGEYAARTAIALGAQVKVFDNSIYKLRRLQNNLGSRVYTSIIQPTILNKAVKTCDVVIGALRSKNGRTPCVISEETVSEMKPNSVIIDVSIDQGGCFETSNITSHDTPTFRKYDVIHYCVPNIASRVARSATYALTNIFTPILLDIAEQGGVKNVIWKSAGIRSATYLYQGILTNKDIASKFEMTAKDLDLIIVTNL from the coding sequence ATGAGTGACTTAAGTAAATTGGCAAGTCAAGCAATGATACAGCCACAAGAGACTTTATCAGCGACTGCTTCTAGGGAAAAAAGATTGTTTATTGGTATACCCAAGGAAATTGCATTTCAGGAGAGAAGGATTTGTTTGACACCACTGTCAGTCGGTCTTTTGGTAGAAAATGGCCATGAAGTTATTATGGAAACTGGTGCCGGTTTAGGATCTAATTTTTTGGATCATCATTACAGTGAACAAGGTGCTCGTATTGTCTCATCTGCTGAGGAAGTTTATCAAGCGGATTGTATTGTGAAAATATGCGCACCAACTTTTGAGGAAGTAGGAATGATGAAGCAAAATCAGATATTGATGTCTTCACTACAGCCTTCATTATTAGAGCTACCTGTTCTGAGAGCACTTATTCAAAAAAAAATTACTGCTTTATCTTTCGAATATCTGCGCGATGAAGGGGGCTGTTTGGCAGTAGTCCGAGCAATGGGAGAAATTGTTGGTGCTACTTCAACTTTAATCGCTTCTGAATATTTAAGTAATAGTTTTGGTGGTAAAGGCTTAATGTTGGGAGGTATTACAGGTGTTCCGCCGACAGAAATGGTCATTATAGGTGCCGGAACAGTTGGAGAATATGCGGCAAGGACAGCTATTGCACTGGGTGCACAAGTGAAAGTTTTTGATAATTCCATTTATAAATTAAGACGTCTCCAAAATAATCTAGGAAGTCGCGTATACACTTCTATTATCCAACCTACAATTTTGAACAAAGCTGTGAAAACCTGCGACGTGGTCATCGGTGCTTTACGCTCAAAAAATGGGAGAACTCCTTGTGTCATTTCTGAAGAAACGGTTTCAGAAATGAAACCTAATTCTGTTATTATAGATGTAAGCATTGATCAAGGGGGATGTTTTGAAACTTCAAATATCACATCACATGATACACCGACCTTTAGAAAATATGATGTCATTCATTATTGTGTCCCTAATATTGCTTCTCGGGTGGCGAGATCTGCAACCTATGCATTAACAAATATTTTTACACCAATACTACTTGATATTGCTGAGCAGGGAGGTGTCAAAAATGTCATTTGGAAAAGTGCAGGAATTAGAAGTGCAACCTACTTATACCAGGGAATATTGACCAATAAGGATATTGCTTCAAAATTTGAAATGACAGCCAAAGATTTGGATTTAATTATAGTGACCAATTTGTAA
- the tsaE gene encoding tRNA (adenosine(37)-N6)-threonylcarbamoyltransferase complex ATPase subunit type 1 TsaE yields MIIEVNQLSELDHAAELLLKSFPDDRVFLFYGHMGAGKTTFIKALCKALQVQDNTSSPTFSIVNEYSTPQGTIFHFDFYRIKEEEEAYDFGYEDYFYSGNYCFIEWPNKIPNLLPDDAKTIEIEITSPTSRKIIIK; encoded by the coding sequence ATGATAATCGAAGTAAATCAACTTTCAGAATTAGATCATGCTGCAGAACTACTTTTAAAGTCTTTTCCTGATGATCGTGTATTTCTCTTTTACGGTCATATGGGTGCGGGAAAAACAACCTTTATAAAAGCACTTTGCAAAGCTTTGCAAGTACAAGACAACACCTCAAGTCCCACATTTTCAATTGTAAATGAATATAGCACACCACAGGGCACAATTTTTCATTTCGACTTTTACAGAATAAAAGAAGAAGAAGAGGCCTATGACTTTGGCTATGAGGATTATTTTTATTCTGGAAATTATTGTTTTATCGAATGGCCGAATAAAATCCCAAACTTACTGCCTGATGATGCAAAAACAATTGAAATTGAGATTACATCACCTACAAGTCGAAAAATAATTATAAAATAG
- a CDS encoding outer membrane beta-barrel protein yields MKKYFLSFAIIGILTSCLLVKAYAQQDSTKKINISTSILGKEDSDKIDDKNTPAVSKYPKIFGGITFSRIDWGFSRLINDGSFTLNENNEFLEYKKASNFGFDIAQFGLRFNDRFKTYISTGFEWNYLRLKHNVLLDQDATPLDYSYPDDITYKKNVFTSTYLRVPLTFEFRSKRFKNGERAKLAVGAMTGILIKGSQRLKSNEQGSQKFKDNYNLASFQYGAFARLGYDSMGVFVKYYFNDMFENSPDQQGLNNFTFGLTLGF; encoded by the coding sequence ATGAAAAAATATTTTCTATCGTTCGCAATCATCGGTATCCTAACATCCTGCCTTCTAGTAAAAGCATATGCACAACAGGACAGCACTAAAAAAATTAATATTTCAACAAGCATTTTAGGCAAAGAAGACAGTGATAAAATTGATGACAAAAACACACCTGCTGTTTCAAAATATCCAAAAATATTTGGTGGCATCACTTTTTCTCGCATAGATTGGGGATTTTCAAGGTTAATTAATGATGGTAGCTTTACATTAAATGAGAATAACGAATTTTTAGAATATAAAAAAGCTTCAAACTTTGGTTTCGATATTGCTCAATTTGGCCTTAGGTTCAATGATCGATTCAAAACGTATATATCGACAGGTTTTGAATGGAACTATCTGAGGTTGAAACATAATGTTTTGCTGGATCAGGACGCTACTCCTTTGGACTATTCCTACCCGGATGACATCACTTACAAGAAGAATGTATTTACATCAACATACCTACGTGTTCCGTTAACATTTGAGTTCAGAAGTAAAAGGTTTAAAAATGGTGAGCGTGCGAAACTTGCTGTCGGCGCAATGACCGGAATTTTAATAAAAGGTAGTCAACGTTTAAAAAGTAATGAACAAGGCAGCCAAAAATTTAAAGATAATTACAATTTGGCCAGCTTCCAGTATGGTGCCTTTGCGCGACTCGGATATGATTCAATGGGCGTTTTTGTCAAATATTATTTCAATGATATGTTCGAAAATAGTCCTGATCAACAGGGTTTAAATAATTTTACTTTTGGCCTGACGCTAGGTTTTTAG
- a CDS encoding alpha/beta hydrolase has translation MKLTLMIILFSVVFQATAQEKFALYNDKIPNSINTDTARYNRNIPEIFVYKPNAALDKGMGVLIIPGGGYAHIAMDHEGHDVAKELNKAGFTAFVLKYRLPSPNIMVDKSIGPIQDAQRAMQYIRSGFPLLHKVGVIGFSAGGHLASTLLISSKRGFIANPSQLSLAPDFAGLIYPVISMTDAITHNGSRINLLGENPSPEQIAKFSSEQHVTSDLCPVFFVHAKDDKAVPIENSYVMIKALDKAHVKNKLLTYEEGGHGFGLINKTSSVAWLDSFVDWVNHL, from the coding sequence ATGAAACTTACTTTAATGATTATTCTTTTTTCAGTTGTTTTTCAAGCAACAGCGCAAGAAAAGTTTGCCTTATATAATGACAAGATCCCAAATTCTATCAATACAGATACGGCCAGATACAATCGAAATATTCCAGAAATATTTGTTTACAAGCCAAATGCAGCTTTAGATAAGGGTATGGGTGTGTTGATTATTCCAGGCGGTGGCTATGCACATATTGCTATGGATCATGAAGGACATGATGTTGCAAAAGAGTTGAACAAAGCTGGTTTTACGGCTTTTGTTCTTAAATATCGATTACCTTCGCCCAATATCATGGTCGATAAGAGCATTGGACCAATACAAGATGCGCAGCGTGCCATGCAGTACATCCGCAGTGGTTTTCCTTTATTGCATAAAGTCGGAGTTATCGGTTTTTCAGCAGGAGGGCACCTTGCATCTACTTTGCTTATCAGTTCAAAACGTGGTTTCATTGCTAATCCGTCACAGTTATCTTTAGCGCCCGATTTTGCCGGATTGATTTATCCCGTTATCTCCATGACTGACGCTATTACGCACAATGGTTCTAGAATCAACCTTCTCGGAGAGAATCCATCTCCAGAGCAGATTGCCAAATTTTCATCTGAACAGCATGTGACCTCAGATCTTTGTCCTGTATTTTTTGTTCACGCAAAGGATGATAAAGCGGTTCCGATTGAAAACAGTTATGTGATGATCAAAGCACTGGATAAAGCTCATGTTAAAAATAAGCTATTGACTTATGAGGAGGGGGGACACGGTTTTGGTTTGATTAATAAGACAAGTTCAGTAGCTTGGTTAGATAGTTTTGTAGATTGGGTAAATCATTTATAA
- a CDS encoding bifunctional UDP-3-O-[3-hydroxymyristoyl] N-acetylglucosamine deacetylase/3-hydroxyacyl-ACP dehydratase, with the protein MNVKQRTIKQDVVISGVGLHTGKTVSMTIKQAPENHWYKFKRIDLEGQPEILVDADNVTDTSRGTTISQNGASVSTIEHLMAALVGLQIDNVLIEIDGPEVPILDGSSAIFIDKFEEAGFEELEADRDYFEIQHAIHYIESERKVEIMAMPLDGYRLTCMIDFNSPVLGSQHAAINTIEDFSKEISSSRTFCFLHELEMLVDNGLIKGGDLSNAIVIVDKETSPEELKKLSHLFNRDDVTVAKEGILSNIQLRHQNEPARHKLLDMVGDLALVGRPLKGHVMAARPGHAANVAFAKKIKEQIRKDKNTKKIKVYDPNMTPVYDTVQIMKILPHRQPMLMVDKILELTENHVVGLKNVTMNEDLFMGHFPGAPIFPGVLQIEAMAQTGGILVLNTVPDPENWLTLFLKIENARFKVQVSPGDTIIFRCDLTEPIRRGIAKMKGVAMVGEKVVCEAELMAQIVKVK; encoded by the coding sequence ATGAATGTAAAACAAAGAACCATCAAGCAAGATGTGGTCATATCTGGAGTCGGTTTACATACAGGTAAAACTGTATCTATGACAATAAAGCAAGCTCCTGAAAATCATTGGTATAAGTTTAAAAGAATTGATTTAGAAGGTCAGCCAGAAATACTGGTTGATGCTGATAATGTCACAGATACATCGAGAGGTACAACGATTTCTCAAAATGGCGCAAGTGTGAGTACTATTGAACACTTAATGGCTGCTCTGGTAGGTTTACAGATTGATAACGTATTAATTGAAATTGATGGACCCGAAGTACCTATTTTAGATGGTAGTTCAGCCATATTTATTGATAAATTTGAGGAAGCTGGTTTCGAAGAGTTAGAAGCTGATCGTGATTATTTTGAAATTCAGCATGCCATACATTATATAGAATCTGAACGTAAGGTAGAAATCATGGCAATGCCACTAGATGGTTACCGTTTAACGTGTATGATTGATTTTAATTCGCCTGTATTAGGAAGTCAGCATGCTGCTATTAATACCATTGAAGATTTTTCAAAAGAAATATCTTCTTCAAGAACTTTCTGTTTTTTACATGAATTAGAAATGTTGGTTGATAATGGTTTGATCAAAGGTGGCGATTTAAGCAATGCGATCGTTATCGTTGATAAAGAAACATCTCCTGAGGAATTGAAGAAATTATCACATTTGTTCAACCGTGATGATGTTACTGTTGCAAAAGAAGGTATCTTGAGCAATATTCAGCTTCGTCATCAGAATGAGCCCGCTCGTCATAAGTTATTAGATATGGTGGGTGACCTCGCTTTAGTTGGTCGACCATTGAAAGGACATGTTATGGCAGCAAGACCTGGTCACGCCGCTAACGTTGCTTTTGCAAAGAAAATCAAAGAGCAAATCCGCAAGGATAAAAATACAAAAAAGATTAAGGTGTACGATCCAAATATGACTCCTGTATATGATACAGTGCAGATTATGAAGATTTTACCTCACCGTCAACCGATGTTAATGGTTGATAAAATATTAGAATTAACAGAAAATCATGTAGTTGGCCTGAAAAATGTTACAATGAATGAAGACTTGTTCATGGGGCATTTTCCTGGGGCGCCAATTTTCCCTGGGGTATTGCAAATTGAAGCGATGGCACAGACAGGTGGTATTCTAGTATTGAATACTGTTCCTGACCCGGAGAACTGGTTGACGTTATTTTTAAAAATTGAAAACGCACGATTTAAAGTGCAGGTAAGTCCAGGTGACACGATTATTTTTAGATGCGATTTGACGGAACCTATCCGCAGAGGCATTGCTAAAATGAAAGGTGTAGCTATGGTAGGTGAAAAAGTTGTTTGCGAAGCTGAGTTAATGGCTCAGATTGTGAAAGTAAAATAA
- a CDS encoding ABC transporter ATP-binding protein, which yields MSQSSCQYVPFDKEVLGLPYIHLENLSFSFLENSESLAVQQANIGIQEGKITAIIGESGSGKSTLLRLIYGLLEPLTGEVRYKGWLVPTRKDKLIPGHQDMKLVSQGFDDLNTFANVWDNVASQLPNTNIEAKQTKTAAILKRLRIDHLAKKRIADISGGEKQRVAICRALVNDPQVLLMDEPFNQVDASFRDTLQQDIKQIVVETGLTIILVSHDPTEVLALADDLIVMKDGKILDQGHPRELYERPTNPYTALLLAKSNILSSTDAKLLQIQSDTTVIIHQEWVSITASETTHDFTLTDIRFRGFYYELVITNHALQLHAISTTPVSIQIGQPVTVKIAQYISL from the coding sequence ATGTCACAATCTTCTTGTCAGTATGTTCCCTTTGATAAAGAGGTCCTTGGACTTCCTTACATCCATCTTGAAAATCTTAGTTTTTCATTTTTAGAAAATTCGGAAAGTTTAGCCGTACAGCAAGCAAATATAGGAATCCAAGAAGGTAAAATCACGGCTATTATCGGAGAATCCGGCAGTGGGAAAAGTACATTACTTCGTCTCATCTATGGTCTATTAGAGCCATTAACCGGTGAAGTTCGTTACAAAGGCTGGTTAGTTCCAACAAGAAAAGATAAACTAATCCCAGGGCATCAAGACATGAAGCTGGTTTCCCAGGGTTTTGATGACTTAAACACATTTGCCAATGTTTGGGATAATGTCGCTTCCCAATTGCCAAATACAAATATCGAAGCCAAACAAACAAAAACTGCTGCAATCCTAAAAAGACTGCGGATTGATCATCTTGCAAAGAAAAGAATTGCTGACATCAGCGGTGGAGAAAAACAACGTGTTGCGATCTGCAGAGCATTGGTAAATGATCCACAAGTACTATTGATGGATGAACCCTTCAATCAGGTTGATGCCTCTTTCAGAGACACATTGCAACAAGACATCAAACAAATTGTGGTCGAGACAGGCCTTACGATCATACTTGTTTCCCATGATCCGACAGAAGTATTGGCACTGGCCGACGATCTTATTGTAATGAAAGATGGTAAGATATTGGATCAAGGCCATCCACGGGAACTTTACGAAAGACCAACTAATCCATACACAGCACTTTTATTAGCTAAAAGCAATATTCTGAGTAGCACAGATGCGAAATTGCTTCAAATACAAAGTGATACAACCGTCATCATTCATCAAGAATGGGTATCTATAACGGCATCGGAGACAACGCATGATTTCACATTAACCGATATCCGCTTTAGAGGTTTTTATTATGAATTAGTAATTACAAATCATGCCTTACAACTACATGCCATCAGTACGACTCCTGTTTCAATCCAAATAGGACAACCTGTAACCGTCAAGATCGCGCAATATATCAGTCTTTAA
- the lpxD gene encoding UDP-3-O-(3-hydroxymyristoyl)glucosamine N-acyltransferase, whose protein sequence is MQFTAQQIASLLNGSIEGNPDVEVSNLAKIEEASLGDLSFLSNPKYEQFLYETNASIVIVNEDQQLLSAPKSTLTLIRVKNAYTAFSTLLNIYNEVRLDRKGREEPSYIHDTTTIGEDGYIGAFVYIGKGGKIGKNVKIYPQVYIGDNVIIGDNTTLFPGVKIYQDCVLGNNVTVHSGTVIGSDGFGFAPQDDGTYAKVPQIGNVIIEDDIEIGANTVIDRATMGSTILHKGVKLDNLIQIAHNVELGKNTVIAAQTGVSGSSKIGENVILGGQVGIVGHITVADKSQVQAQAGINRSITEANKKWAGSPVLGFQSNMRSQVIYAKLPDLEKRVRELERLLKENLKS, encoded by the coding sequence ATGCAATTTACTGCTCAACAAATAGCATCCTTATTAAATGGATCGATAGAGGGGAATCCTGATGTAGAAGTTTCAAATTTAGCGAAAATAGAAGAAGCTTCTTTAGGGGATCTTTCATTTCTATCGAATCCTAAATATGAGCAATTTTTATATGAGACTAATGCCTCTATTGTAATTGTTAATGAAGATCAACAATTATTATCAGCCCCCAAATCAACTTTAACGTTGATCCGCGTAAAAAATGCTTATACGGCATTTTCTACATTATTGAACATCTATAATGAAGTTCGCCTGGATAGAAAAGGCAGAGAAGAACCGTCATATATACATGATACTACTACCATCGGTGAGGATGGTTATATCGGAGCTTTTGTCTATATTGGCAAAGGTGGAAAAATCGGTAAAAATGTTAAAATTTACCCGCAGGTTTATATTGGTGATAATGTGATTATCGGTGACAATACGACCTTATTTCCTGGCGTTAAGATATACCAAGATTGTGTGCTGGGAAATAATGTTACTGTGCATTCTGGAACTGTAATTGGTTCTGATGGTTTTGGATTTGCTCCGCAGGATGATGGTACCTATGCTAAGGTTCCTCAAATTGGTAACGTGATTATTGAAGACGATATCGAAATTGGTGCCAATACGGTTATTGACCGTGCTACAATGGGATCTACAATATTACATAAAGGTGTTAAACTGGACAACTTGATTCAAATAGCCCATAATGTAGAATTAGGAAAGAATACTGTAATTGCCGCTCAAACGGGTGTTTCTGGAAGTAGTAAGATCGGTGAAAACGTAATTTTGGGTGGCCAGGTTGGTATTGTAGGCCATATTACTGTTGCTGACAAAAGTCAGGTACAGGCTCAAGCCGGAATCAATAGATCGATTACCGAAGCGAATAAAAAGTGGGCGGGGAGCCCTGTATTGGGTTTTCAATCCAATATGAGATCGCAAGTCATTTATGCGAAATTACCTGATCTTGAAAAACGTGTCAGGGAGTTGGAGCGATTATTAAAGGAAAATTTGAAATCTTAA
- a CDS encoding bifunctional response regulator/alkaline phosphatase family protein, whose protein sequence is MQKTHILWADDEIDFLKPHILLLEERGYKVKTVNNGNDAVDAFKEGVFDLVFLDENMPGLTGLETLAILKSINPTVPTVLVTKNEEEHVMEDAIGSKIDDYLIKPVNPKQILLTIKKLTENKRLVNEKTSMAYQQDFRNLGMVLNDDLNYQQWSEAYKKLIYWELSLEKLEDAGMHEILTMQKSEANVQFCKFIEKNYLNWMKAPDQAPILSHQLFKKKVFPQLTEDKPTFFFLIDNLRYDQWKVINEVITDYFRLEEEDTYYSILPTATQYARNAIFSGLTPLEMEKRFPKMWQNDEDEGGKNLYEDKFLEDQIQRVYRKPIKHSYTKVLTLDQGKDVVDNLSNLIQNNLNILVYNFVDMLSHARTDMAMIRELANNEAAYRSLTLSWFEHSPLFEALKWLSQRNVRVIITTDHGTIKVKKPSKIVGDRNTNTNLRYKQGKNLNFIDKDVFLIKNPHDAQLPKLHMSSCFVFAKEDSYFVYPNNYNQFVNYFNETFQHGGISLEEMIIPFATYTSK, encoded by the coding sequence ATGCAAAAAACACATATACTTTGGGCTGATGATGAAATTGATTTTTTAAAACCTCATATACTCTTATTAGAAGAAAGAGGCTATAAAGTCAAAACAGTAAATAATGGAAATGATGCGGTGGATGCTTTTAAAGAAGGTGTTTTCGACCTAGTATTTTTAGATGAAAATATGCCGGGTTTAACAGGTTTAGAGACATTAGCAATCTTAAAATCCATTAATCCTACCGTACCTACTGTACTGGTCACAAAAAATGAAGAAGAACATGTCATGGAGGATGCCATAGGCTCTAAAATTGACGATTATCTTATAAAACCCGTTAATCCGAAGCAAATTCTCCTGACTATCAAAAAACTGACGGAAAACAAGAGACTTGTTAACGAGAAAACATCGATGGCATATCAACAGGACTTTAGAAACCTTGGTATGGTATTAAATGATGATCTGAATTATCAACAATGGTCCGAGGCATATAAAAAGCTGATCTATTGGGAGCTTTCGCTAGAGAAACTTGAAGATGCGGGCATGCATGAAATCTTGACAATGCAAAAATCGGAAGCAAATGTTCAATTCTGCAAATTTATAGAAAAGAACTACTTGAATTGGATGAAAGCTCCAGATCAAGCTCCAATACTTTCGCATCAATTATTTAAGAAAAAGGTATTTCCGCAATTAACGGAAGATAAACCTACATTTTTCTTTTTAATTGACAATTTGCGTTACGATCAATGGAAAGTGATCAACGAAGTAATCACCGATTATTTTAGACTAGAGGAAGAAGATACTTACTACAGTATTTTACCGACCGCGACGCAATATGCCCGAAATGCGATTTTCAGTGGACTGACGCCTTTAGAAATGGAAAAGCGATTTCCAAAAATGTGGCAAAACGATGAAGATGAAGGTGGTAAAAATTTATATGAAGACAAATTTTTAGAAGACCAAATCCAGCGTGTCTACCGGAAGCCTATAAAACACTCCTATACAAAGGTCTTAACCTTAGATCAGGGGAAAGATGTCGTGGACAATCTGAGCAATTTAATCCAGAACAATCTGAATATATTAGTCTACAACTTTGTCGATATGCTTTCGCATGCAAGAACAGATATGGCTATGATTCGCGAATTGGCAAACAATGAAGCGGCTTACCGTTCTTTAACCCTTTCATGGTTTGAACACTCGCCCTTATTTGAAGCCTTGAAATGGCTGTCCCAGCGTAATGTTCGAGTGATCATCACAACAGATCATGGAACAATTAAAGTAAAAAAACCGAGCAAGATTGTTGGTGACCGTAATACAAATACCAATTTACGCTATAAACAGGGTAAGAATCTAAATTTTATTGACAAGGACGTGTTCTTAATTAAGAATCCACATGACGCTCAATTACCAAAGTTGCACATGAGCTCCTGCTTTGTCTTTGCAAAAGAGGATTCATACTTTGTATACCCAAACAATTACAATCAATTTGTCAATTATTTTAATGAAACTTTTCAGCATGGGGGTATTTCATTGGAAGAAATGATTATTCCTTTCGCTACTTATACTTCCAAATAA